The following DNA comes from Fervidibacillus albus.
TTTTTTAGCCATTACTGCCCAAGGAATAGCCATTCAAATCGAATCGTTTTTCGGTATTCAAGCCGGTTCAGAAAACACACAAAATATTTTACATATAATCGAAATGGCACCCGCTGTAATCATTACGAGTTCGTTTGTCGGTCCAATTTTGGAGGAAATCGTTTTTCGAAAAATTTTATTTGGGACATTGTATAAACGGTACAATTTTTTCATTTCTGCACTTATTAGTTCGATTCTTTTCGCCCTTGCCCATTTGGAAGTGGAACATATTCTTCTGTATAGTTCGATCGGTTTTGTTTTTTCCTACCTTTATGTAAGAACCCGACGAATTATTGTACCAATTACGACCCATATATTAATGAACACCATTGTGGTCATCGCTCAGTTCGCTTCCAAAGGAGAGGCGGCTAGTTTCGTTCAATTTTTTCCGTTTTGAAAAAATTTTATAAGTTTTGGAGGATAGAACATGAATTCACCCATTTCAGTTGGTATTATTTATTTCCTATTAGGTGTGATTTTTACCTTTTTCGCCATTCAACAAGTGTTAATTTCCGATTGGGGATTATTCGCATTTCTTTTAATTATTTTCGCTGGATTGGATATCGGAACAGGCATCAAAATCTTTTATTATCATTTTTTGCAAAAAAAGAAAAAGGAGATGTAATTCGATTCAAATCCCCTTTTCCGTATATGCGAAGATACATTTTTTATGCAGAAGGAAAATCTTCGTCTACGGCACGTCCTTCTTTCTCTTTGAAAAATTTCCGTTCTTTCTCCGCCTTCCGATACGTAATTTTTGAAATTGCAATACTCAATTCATACAAAAGGAATAACGGTAATGTGACCATCATATGGGACAATAAATCCG
Coding sequences within:
- a CDS encoding DUF4305 domain-containing protein codes for the protein MNSPISVGIIYFLLGVIFTFFAIQQVLISDWGLFAFLLIIFAGLDIGTGIKIFYYHFLQKKKKEM
- a CDS encoding CPBP family intramembrane glutamic endopeptidase; the protein is MKKNYQIILITYIAMQLLLGIGLQITARILHQLGYSGDQLTFLAYSIWLVFSFSVALFITLYQLRNEWKQKSRGAAPFYSSILWALFGVFLAITAQGIAIQIESFFGIQAGSENTQNILHIIEMAPAVIITSSFVGPILEEIVFRKILFGTLYKRYNFFISALISSILFALAHLEVEHILLYSSIGFVFSYLYVRTRRIIVPITTHILMNTIVVIAQFASKGEAASFVQFFPF